In one window of Canis lupus baileyi chromosome 12, mCanLup2.hap1, whole genome shotgun sequence DNA:
- the ATP1A1 gene encoding sodium/potassium-transporting ATPase subunit alpha-1 isoform X3: MRDRYAKIVEIPFNSTNKYQLSIHKNPNTSEPRHLLVMKGAPERILDRCSSILLHGKEQPLDEELKDAFQNAYLELGGLGERVLGFCHLFLPDEQFPEGFQFDTDDVNFPVENLCFVGLISMIDPPRAAVPDAVGKCRSAGIKVIMVTGDHPITAKAIAKGVGIISEGNETVEDIAARLNIPVSQVNPRDAKACVVHGSDLKDMTSEQLDDILKYHTEIVFARTSPQQKLIIVEGCQRQGAIVAVTGDGVNDSPALKKADIGVAMGIAGSDVSKQAADMILLDDNFASIVTGVEEGRLIFDNLKKSIAYTLTSNIPEITPFLIFIIANIPLPLGTVTILCIDLGTDMVPAISLAYEQAESDIMKRQPRNPKTDKLVNERLISMAYGQIGMIQALGGFFTYFVILAENGFLPTHLLGLRVDWDDRWINDVEDSYGQQWTYEQRKIVEFTCHTAFFVSIVVVQWADLVICKTRRNSVFQQGMKNKILIFGLFEETALAAFLSYCPGMGVALRMYPLKPTWWFCAFPYSLLIFVYDEVRKLIIRRRPGGWVEKETYY, translated from the exons ATGAGAGATCGATATGCCAAGATTGTGGAGATCCCCTTCAACTCTACCAACAAGTACCAG CTGTCCATCCACAAGAACCCTAACACGTCTGAACCCCGACACCTGTTGGTGATGAAGGGTGCTCCGGAAAGGATCCTGGACCGCTGCAGCTCCATCCTCCTGCACGGCAAGGAGCAGCCTCTGGATGAGGAGCTGAAGGATGCCTTTCAGAATGCCTACCTGGAGCTGGGCGGCCTCGGAGAGCGAGTGCTGG GTTTCTGCCACCTTTTCCTGCCAGATGAACAGTTTCCTGAAGGGTTCCAGTTTGACACTGATGATGTGAATTTCCCTGTTGAGAACCTCTGCTTTGTTGGGCTCATCTCCATGATTGACCCTCCACGGGCTGCTGTTCCTGACGCTGTGGGCAAATGCCGAAGTGCTGGAATTAAG GTCATTATGGTCACTGGAGACCATCCGATCACAGCCAAAGCCATTGCCAAAGGTGTAGGCATCATCTCAGAAGGCAATGAGACCGTGGAAGACATTGCTGCCCGTCTCAACATCCCAGTGAGCCAGGTGAACCCCAG AGACGCCAAGGCCTGTGTGGTACATGGAAGCGACCTGAAAGACATGACCTCCGAGCAGCTGGATGACATTCTGAAGTACCACACGGAGATCGTGTTTGCCAGGACCTCTCCTCAGCAGAAGCTTATCATTGTGGAAGGCTGCCAGAGACAG GGGGCTATTGTGGCTGTAACTGGTGATGGCGTGAATGACTCTCCAGCCTTGAAGAAGGCAGACATTGGGGTTGCCATGGGGATTGCTGGCTCCGACGTGTCTAAGCAAGCTGCCGACATGATTCTTCTAGATGACAACTTTGCGTCAATTGTGACTGGAGTAGAAGAAG GTCGTCTGATCTTTGATAACTTGAAGAAATCCATTGCCTACACCCTGACCAGTAACATTCCAGAGATCACCCCCTTCCTGATATTTATTATTGCAAACATTCCACTACCACTGGGGACTGTCACCATCCTCTGCATTGACTTGGGCACAGACATG GTTCCTGCTATCTCCCTGGCTTATGAGCAAGCTGAGAGCGACATCATGAAGAGACAGCCCAGAAACCCCAAAACGGACAAGCTTGTGAATGAGCGGCTGATCAGCATGGCCTATGGACAGATCG GTATGATCCAGGCCTTGGGGGGCTTCTTCACTTACTTTGTGATTCTGGCTGAGAACGGCTTCCTCCCGACCCACCTGCTGGGCCTCCGAGTGGACTGGGATGACCGCTGGATCAACGACGTGGAGGACAGCTATGGGCAGCAGTGG ACCTACGAACAGAGGAAAATCGTGGAGTTCACTTGCCACACGGCCTTCTTCGTCAGTATCGTGGTGGTGCAGTGGGCTGACTTGGTCATCTGTAAGACCAGGAGGAACTCAGTCTTCCAGCAGGGGATGAA GAACAAGATCCTAATATTTGGCCTCTTTGAAGAGACGGCCCTTGCTGCTTTCCTGTCCTACTGCCCTGGAATGGGTGTTGCCCTGAGGATGTACCCCCTCAA ACCTACCTGGTGGTTCTGTGCCTTTCCCTACTCTCTTCTCATCTTCGTGTACGACGAAGTCCGAAAACTCATCATCAGGCGACGCCCTGGCG GCTGGGTAGAGAAAGAAACCTACTACTAG